GCTACCACGTTCTGCGCGGTGTGCTCGATACACAGGGTGTCAAGGATCGTCGCCAGTCGCGTTCCAAGTACGGCGCCAAGCGTCCGAAGTAAGCCGGTCGGCTTTTATAGCCGATCCCAGATGGCTGAAGTTTAGAAGGAAGAATTGAAATGGCACGTCGTCGTCGCCCAGAAAAGCGCATCATCCTCCCCGATCCTAAATATGGTGATGAGGTCCTCTCGAAGTTCATGAACTCGGTTATGCTCGACGGTAAGAAGTCGGTCGCAGAACTGATCGTGTACGGCGCGATGGAAACCGTCGAGCAGCGCGCTAAGAAGGATCCCGTCGCGGTTTTCCACGATGCGCTCACCAACGTGAAGCCCGGCATCGAAGTCCGCAGCCGCCGTGTCGGTGGTGCGACCTATCAGGTCCCGGTCGAAGTGCGCCCCGAGCGTGCCCAGGCTCTGGCGATCCGCTGGTTGATCACGGCCGCGCGCGCGCGCAGCGAGAACACCATGTCGGCACGCCTTTCGGGTGAGCTGATGGACGCCGCCAACAACCGCGGCAACGCGGTGAAGAAGCGTGAAGATACGCATCGCATGGCCGAAGCCAACCGCGCCTTCTCGCACTATCGCTGGTAACAGCGGATTCGATCGCGCCGCTGGTAACAGCAGCGCAATCGGCCTGTTGCCGATGACGTTTAGTACCTATATCGGGCAGGCCGGGGCATAGCTCCGGCCTCTCCACATTCCCAAGGAACCGATCATGGCCCGCAGCCATCCGCTCTCAATGTACCGCAACATCGGCATTATGGCGCATATTGACGCCGGCAAAACGACGACGACCGAGCGGATTCTGTATTACACCGGCAAGTCTTACAAGATCGGCGAAGTGCATGAAGGCACCGCGACGATGGATTGGATGGAGCAGGAGCAGGAGCGCGGGATCACGATCACGTCCGCTGCCACGACCTGCTTCTGGAACGACCACCGCATCAACATCATCGACACCCCCGGCCACGTCGACTTCACGATCGAAGTCGAGCGTTCGCTGCGCGTGCTCGACGGTGCGATCACGTGCTTCGACGGCGTTGCCGGCGTTGAGCCGCAGTCGGAGACGGTGTGGCGTCAGGCCGACAAGTATAAAGTTCCGCGGATGTGCTTCGTCAACAAGCTCGATCGCACCGGCGCCGACTTCTATTTCTGTGTTGATTCGATCGTCGAGCGTCTCGGCGCGCGGCCTGCGGTGCTGTATCTGCCGATCGGCATGGAGAGCGATTTCAAGGGCCTGGTCGATCTGGTCGAGAACCGCGCGATCATCTGGCTTGAAGAGTCGCTGGGTGCGAAGTTCGAATATCAGGAGATCCCTGCGGATCTGGCCGAAAAGGCCGCCAAGTATCGCAGCGATTTGATCGAAATGGCCGTCGAGCAGGACGACGACCTGATGGAGGCCTATCTCGAAGGTACTGAGCCGACGGTCGCGCAGCTCAAGGCGCTGATCCGCAAGGGCACGCTGAATTCCTCGTTCGTGCCCGTGCTGTGTGGCTCGGCGTTCAAGAACAAGGGTGTCCAGCCGCTGCTCGACGCGGTGATCGACTACCTGCCGTCGCCGCTCGACGTGCCGGCGATCGACGGCCTCAAGCTCGACGGCGTGACGCCCGACAGCCGTGCGGCTGCCGATGACGCGCCATTCTCGGCGCTCGCCTTCAAGATCATGAACGATCCGTTCGTGGGTACGCTGACCTTTGCCCGAATCTATTCGGGCAAGCTGGAGACGGCGTCGTCGGTGACCAACTCAGTCAAGGACAAGAAGGAAAAGGTTGGCCGCATGCTGTTGATGCATGCGAACGACCGCGAGGATATCCAGATCGCCTATGCAGGCGACATCGTGGCATTGGCGGGTCTTAAGGACACGACGACGGGCGATACGCTGTGTTCGCAGGCCGAGCCGATCATTCTCGAGCGGATGGAATTTCCGGAGCCGGTCATCGAAGTCTCGGTCGAACCCAAGACCAAGGCCGACCAGGAAAAGATGGGCATCGCGCTCAACCGTCTTGCACGCGAGGATCCGTCGTTCCGCGTTTCGACCGATCACGAATCGGGCCAGACCCTGCTGAAGGGCATGGGCGAGCTCCATCTCGAGATCATGGTCGATCGCATGCGTCGCGAGTTCAAGGTCGAGGCAAACGTCGGCGCGCCGCAGGTGGCGTATCGCGAATACCTCGCCAAGCCGGTCGAGCTGACCTACACCCACAAGAAGCAGTCGGGTGGTTCGGGCCAGTTCGCAGAAGTCCGCGTCAAGCTGACGCCGGGCGAGCGCGGTTCGGGCTTCGTCTTCATCGATTCGGTGAAGGGCGGCAACGTGCCGAAGGAGTATATCCCTTCGGTCGAAAAGGGCATGCGCGAGACCGCGATGACCGGCTCGATGATCGGCTTCCCGATCATCGATTTCTCGGTCGAACTGACCGACGGCAAGTATCACGACGTCGATTCGAGCGCGCTGGCGTTTGAAATCTGCGCGCGTGGTTGCATGCGTGAAGCCGCGCAGAAGTCGGGCATCAAGCTGCTCGAGCCGATCATGAAGGTCGAGGTCGTGACGCCCGAGGATTACCTGGGTGACGTGATCGGCGATCTGAACAGCCGTCGTGGCCAGATCCAGGGCACCGACAGCCGCGGCAACGCGCAGACGGTCGAGGCGATCGTGCCGCTGGCCAACATGTTCGGCTACGTCAACCAGCTGCGCTCGTTCACGCAGGGGCGCGCGCAGTACAGCATGCAATTCTCGCATTATGACGAAGTGCCGTCGAACGTGGCGGACGAAGTGAAGGCCAAGCTCGCCTGAGGCGTATCGCGCTAAGGGCTGGCGTTATCTGAAATAGGTCGTTAAGGGCGCGCCTTCGCGTGGAGCCCTGAAGGCCGCGAACCGAATCAATCAAGGTAGGAAATCATGGCGAAAGCAAAGTTCGAGCGGAACAAGCCGCATCTCAACATCGGCACGATCGGCCATGTCGATCATGGCAAGACCTCGCTGACGGCTGCGATCACCAAGGTGCTCGCCGAGACCGGTGGCGCCACCTTCACCAGCTATGCGAACATCGATAAGGCTCCTGAGGAGCGCGAGCGCGGCATCACGATCTCGACCGCACACGTCGAGTATGAGACGCTGGCACGTCACTACGCGCACGTCGATTGCCCGGGCCACGCCGATTATGTGAAGAACATGATCACGGGTGCCGCTCAGATGGACGGCGCGATCCTGGTCGTGTCCGCAACCGACGGCCCGATGCCGCAGACGCGCGAGCACATCCTGCTCGCACGCCAGGTCGGCGTGCCGACGATGGTCGTGTTCATGAACAAGGTCGATCTGGTCGACGACGAGGAAATCCTCGAGCTGGTCGAGATGGAAATCCGCGAGCTTCTGTCGAAGTATGATTTCGATGGGGACAACATCCCCGTCATCCGTGGTTCGGCTGTTGCAGCGCTCAACGACGTCACGCCCGAGATCGGCCATGATGCCGTGCTCCGCCTGATGGAAGCTGTCGACACGTACCTGCCGCAGCCCGAGCGTCCGCTCGACAAGCCGTTCATGATGCCGATCGAGGACGTCTTCTCGATCTCGGGTCGTGGTACGGTCGTCACCGGCCGCGTCGAGACCGGCATCGTCAAGGTTGGCGAAGAAGTCGAAATCGTCGGCATCAACGACACGCGCAAGACCACGGTCACGGGCGTCGAAATGTTCCGCAAGCTGCTCGACTCGGGCCAGGCTGGCGACAACATCGGCGCGCTGATCCGCGGCGTTGGCCGTGAAGAAGTCGAGCGTGGTCAAGTTCTCTGCAAGCCCGGCTCGATTAAGCCGCACACCGACTTCTCGTCGGAAGTGTACGTGCTGTCGAAGGACGAGGGTGGCCGTCACACGCCGTTCTTCGCCAACTATCGTCCGCAGTTCTACTTCCGCACGACCGACGTGACCGGCACCGTCGAGCTGCCTGAGGGCACCGAGATGGTCATGCCAGGCGACAACATCGCACTCGGCGTCAAGCTGATCGCACCGATCGCCATGGACGTCGGCCAGCGTTTCACCATCCGTGAGGGTGGCCGTACGGTAGGTTCGGGTATCGTCAGCGGTATCTCGGCCTAAGACGTAAAAAAATACTGCCGCCCCGGTCGCCGAAAGGCAGCCGGGGCGGTTGCTATTTGTGAGAGGCTCGGCTAGTGGCCCGCCTCTGATTTTGGTTTTAACAGCAAGAGCCCCGAAGCCGTACGACTTACGGGGCCCGCTCTTTCGCATCGGTAGGGACTATGGACAGCAATATCCGCATTCGTCTTAAGGCGTTCGATCATCGCGTGCTTGATCAGGCGACCGGCGACATCGCCGACACCGCACGTCGCACCGGCGCGCTGATCCGTGGCCCCATTCCGTTGCCGACGCGCATCGAGAAGTTCACCGTGAACCGCGGTCCGCACATCGACAAGAAGTCGCGCGAGCAGTTCGAAGTCCGCACCTATAAGCGCATGCTCGACATCGTTCAGCCGACGCCGCAGACGGTCGACGCGCTGATGAAGCTCGATCTCGCCGCTGGCGTTGACGTGGAAATCAAGCTCGCGTAAGAGCGCGCCTCCACAGAGATTCGGTGCCGCCTTCTGCGGCACCAGATAGATGGGATACCGCCAGGTTCGCCTGGGTCTGCGTCCCCCGACACGCTCCACCGCCCACGCGGGGAGCACCAGCCCGGGTCGGGGCCGCAGTATAAAATAAAGTTTGGGCTGAGTACGCACCCTACGGAATGGTCCGTGGGGTGCCTCTGCATTGAATGGAGCATTGATCATGCGCACTGGCGTGATCGCGAAAAAGATGGGGATGACCCGCTGGTTCCAGGACGATGGGCGCCATGTGCCCGTGACCGTTCTGGCACTGGAAAATCTGCAAGTCGTGGCCGTTCGCGAGGCCGATAGAGACGGGTATGTCGCAGTCCAGCTGGGCGCGGGTACCGCAAAAGCAAAGAATGTCGCCAAGCCGCAGCGTGGCCATTTCGGCAAGGCCGAAGTCGAGCCCAAGGCGAAGCTGGCTGAATTCCGCGTTTCCGATGACGCCGTGCTCGAAGTTGGCGCGACCATCTCGGCCGACCATTATGTCGCCGGCCAGATCGTCGACATTCAGGGCGTGACGCAGGGCAAGGGTTTCCAGGGCGGCATGAAGCGCTGGGGCTTCGGCGGTTTGCGCGCGACGCACGGCGTTTCGGTTTCGCACCGTTCGCTCGGTTCTACGGGGCAACGCCAGGATCCGGGCAAGGTCTTCAAGAACAAGAAGATGGCCGGGCACATGGGCGACAAGAACCGTACCCAGCAGAACCTCGAAATCGTTTCGACCGACGTCGAGCGTGGTCTCATCTTCGTCAAGGGCTCGGTCCCTGGTTCGAAGGGCGGCTGGTTGCTCGTCAAGGATTCGGTGAAGGTCGCACGGCACGCAGATGCGCCGTACCCCGCCGGTCTTCGCGCCGTTGCGAACAATAACGACACCGCTCCCGCCGAGACGCCTGCTGACGTCGCGACCGTGGATGCGACCGACGGCCAGGAGGGCTGATCATGAAGGTTACATCTCAGTCTTTCGATGGTGCGACCGGCACGGACATCGAGCTCAACGACGAGGTCTTCGGCCTCGATCCGCGCGCCGATATCCTGCACCGTGTTGTCACATGGCAGCTCGAAAAGCGTCGTGCGACCGCACGCGGCACGCGTGAGCGTGCCGACGTCGCTCGCACCGGCAAGAAGTTCGGCAACCAGAAGGGCGGCGGTACCGCCCGTCACGGCGATCGCCGCGCTCCGGTGTTCGTCGGTGGCGGTAAGGCGCACGGCGCCCGCGTCCGCGACTTCAACCCGTCGCTGAACAAGAAGGTTCGCGCGCTCGGCCTCAAGATGGCGCTTTCGAGCCATGCCCAGGCCGGCACGCTGATCGTTATGGACAGCCTGGCGGTTGCCGAGAACAAGACCAAGACGCTGATCGCGGATTGGGCGAAGCTCGGAACCGGCAAGACCGCGCTCGTCATCGACGGCGACATGGTCGACACCAGCTTCGCTTTGGCCGCGGGTAACTTGCACACGATCAACGTGCTGCCGGCCGCTGGTGCCAATGTTTATGATATCCTGAAGCACGACACGCTGGTCCTGACCCGCGCTGCCGTCGACATGCTGGAGGCGCGCTTCAATGGCTAAGCCAAAAACCGCGATCGACGCGCGTCATTATGACGTGATCGTCGCACCGCACATCACCGAGAAGGCGACCTTGCTCAGCGAGCATAACGCCGTCGTGTTCCGCGTCACCAACGACGCGACCAAGCCGCAGATTAAAGCTGCGGTCGAGGCGCTGTTCGATGTGACCGTGCTGGGCGTCAATACGATCGTCCAGAAGGGCAAGACCAAGAAGTGGAAGGGCGCGCCCTACACTCGCTCCGACATCAAGAAGGCGATCGTGACGTTGAAGGACGGCCAGTCCATCGACGTGACGACGGGGATCTGATCCGATGGCACTGAAGCATTATAACCCGACCAGCCCGGCACGCCGTGGCCTGATCCTGATCGA
Above is a genomic segment from Sphingomonas sp. HMP6 containing:
- the rpsG gene encoding 30S ribosomal protein S7, with product MARRRRPEKRIILPDPKYGDEVLSKFMNSVMLDGKKSVAELIVYGAMETVEQRAKKDPVAVFHDALTNVKPGIEVRSRRVGGATYQVPVEVRPERAQALAIRWLITAARARSENTMSARLSGELMDAANNRGNAVKKREDTHRMAEANRAFSHYRW
- the fusA gene encoding elongation factor G: MARSHPLSMYRNIGIMAHIDAGKTTTTERILYYTGKSYKIGEVHEGTATMDWMEQEQERGITITSAATTCFWNDHRINIIDTPGHVDFTIEVERSLRVLDGAITCFDGVAGVEPQSETVWRQADKYKVPRMCFVNKLDRTGADFYFCVDSIVERLGARPAVLYLPIGMESDFKGLVDLVENRAIIWLEESLGAKFEYQEIPADLAEKAAKYRSDLIEMAVEQDDDLMEAYLEGTEPTVAQLKALIRKGTLNSSFVPVLCGSAFKNKGVQPLLDAVIDYLPSPLDVPAIDGLKLDGVTPDSRAAADDAPFSALAFKIMNDPFVGTLTFARIYSGKLETASSVTNSVKDKKEKVGRMLLMHANDREDIQIAYAGDIVALAGLKDTTTGDTLCSQAEPIILERMEFPEPVIEVSVEPKTKADQEKMGIALNRLAREDPSFRVSTDHESGQTLLKGMGELHLEIMVDRMRREFKVEANVGAPQVAYREYLAKPVELTYTHKKQSGGSGQFAEVRVKLTPGERGSGFVFIDSVKGGNVPKEYIPSVEKGMRETAMTGSMIGFPIIDFSVELTDGKYHDVDSSALAFEICARGCMREAAQKSGIKLLEPIMKVEVVTPEDYLGDVIGDLNSRRGQIQGTDSRGNAQTVEAIVPLANMFGYVNQLRSFTQGRAQYSMQFSHYDEVPSNVADEVKAKLA
- the tuf gene encoding elongation factor Tu, with amino-acid sequence MAKAKFERNKPHLNIGTIGHVDHGKTSLTAAITKVLAETGGATFTSYANIDKAPEERERGITISTAHVEYETLARHYAHVDCPGHADYVKNMITGAAQMDGAILVVSATDGPMPQTREHILLARQVGVPTMVVFMNKVDLVDDEEILELVEMEIRELLSKYDFDGDNIPVIRGSAVAALNDVTPEIGHDAVLRLMEAVDTYLPQPERPLDKPFMMPIEDVFSISGRGTVVTGRVETGIVKVGEEVEIVGINDTRKTTVTGVEMFRKLLDSGQAGDNIGALIRGVGREEVERGQVLCKPGSIKPHTDFSSEVYVLSKDEGGRHTPFFANYRPQFYFRTTDVTGTVELPEGTEMVMPGDNIALGVKLIAPIAMDVGQRFTIREGGRTVGSGIVSGISA
- the rpsJ gene encoding 30S ribosomal protein S10, giving the protein MDSNIRIRLKAFDHRVLDQATGDIADTARRTGALIRGPIPLPTRIEKFTVNRGPHIDKKSREQFEVRTYKRMLDIVQPTPQTVDALMKLDLAAGVDVEIKLA
- the rplC gene encoding 50S ribosomal protein L3, which encodes MRTGVIAKKMGMTRWFQDDGRHVPVTVLALENLQVVAVREADRDGYVAVQLGAGTAKAKNVAKPQRGHFGKAEVEPKAKLAEFRVSDDAVLEVGATISADHYVAGQIVDIQGVTQGKGFQGGMKRWGFGGLRATHGVSVSHRSLGSTGQRQDPGKVFKNKKMAGHMGDKNRTQQNLEIVSTDVERGLIFVKGSVPGSKGGWLLVKDSVKVARHADAPYPAGLRAVANNNDTAPAETPADVATVDATDGQEG
- the rplD gene encoding 50S ribosomal protein L4 produces the protein MKVTSQSFDGATGTDIELNDEVFGLDPRADILHRVVTWQLEKRRATARGTRERADVARTGKKFGNQKGGGTARHGDRRAPVFVGGGKAHGARVRDFNPSLNKKVRALGLKMALSSHAQAGTLIVMDSLAVAENKTKTLIADWAKLGTGKTALVIDGDMVDTSFALAAGNLHTINVLPAAGANVYDILKHDTLVLTRAAVDMLEARFNG
- a CDS encoding 50S ribosomal protein L23, whose amino-acid sequence is MAKPKTAIDARHYDVIVAPHITEKATLLSEHNAVVFRVTNDATKPQIKAAVEALFDVTVLGVNTIVQKGKTKKWKGAPYTRSDIKKAIVTLKDGQSIDVTTGI